In Ananas comosus cultivar F153 unplaced genomic scaffold, ASM154086v1, whole genome shotgun sequence, the DNA window aaatattcaaatattgTCAAAAATATTCTCTactaacaaataaataatatcaaaacgtaatttgtaatttattctAACTTATACTTTGTTATATATAGAAACAATGAAAAATTGAAgagcaagaaataaaaaaactttGCTCAGACTACCCCTCCGGTCATCAAACATTATTAGATTGGCGCCGAAAGCTGCACAACCAGAACCGGTGGTTGAGTTACAGCGGACATGTATACCAACAGCATTCTAAGGCCAAATAAGAAGGGCTGGTTGCCTACGAAAAGGCCGGCCAAAGCCCCCCTACAACCAGCGAAGACACAGAGCAATTGGCTGCCTCCGAACATCATCAGTTTGGCGCCGCACACTGCACACCCAGTACTACAGATTCAACCGCAACCGGCATGAACACCTAAAAAATTCCCAGGCTAAATAAGAAGGGCTGGTTGCCTAGAGAAAAAGGGCATCCAAAGTCTGCCCTTTACCGGCGAAGGAACAGATTACTTGGTATACTATGAAGCAAACCACACAAAGCACCTCCGCGCCATACAGCATACAATCAGCTGGAGggattatatttgaaaacaaaagAGTATAGAGGTCTTCTTTGCAATAGTGTATAGTGCTGATCCCCTAATTAGCAACCAATGGCATGAATTTAAACATTATAAGGGAAGCAGGCCATAAAATTCAGCGGGGAAAGGGGAAAATTGGGAACGTAAACCAGCGATACAAACAGCAGAGGCTCAAAACCATACGGCGCAAAGTACAAAGAAACGGCTGACCCTTAAAACCAAACGGCGTAAATATAGAGCGGGAAAAAATAGAGCGCAAAGGAAGAAGTTCATTAAACTTTACAAATGCTGAGACGAACTCGGCAAATTAAAGGTGCTACAAACTATATGAAGCCCGACAGGGGGATACATTAAATCAAACGTCGGCCCAAAGCATGCGGCATATTTTAAGTCCAAAAGTATGAACAATCCTAAGATACAAAGTCAAGCTTATAGTACATAGGATATTCCACTACAAAGGGGAATGCAGAACGTCATAAGTTCTGGGTACAAAAAAGAGCCGAAGGAAAGTCGAGCTTATAGTACATAggatattttacaaaaaaggGCCATGCAAAGCATTGTAAGTCATGGGCACCAACCCCGGAGTACAAAAAGAGTTGAGGGCCCCCTACAAACCCAAGGAAAGCCAAAAGTACACAGAGGGAAGCAGGAGAGAGAAGGACGCAGAAGCTTGAAGTACAACACGTAGGCCAAGGGAGAGCCGCAGGCCTAAGAACCCGAGCTTGATTCAGAGGGGTCAGTCGCCATTGGACTACGGCTCGCATGGAGGTGCTCGATGGTCGCACGCTGCTCAGCAGCCATGCGGCTCAGTTTCAGGTTCTCATCTATATACCTAACTTTTTCGGCAATAGATGAAGCGTAACAATCCCTTAGAACACTGTGTTCACGCTTCAATTCACCTAGCTGGCCAAGGAGGTTGGTAGATCGAATCATAACATTATCATACATACTTTTATACATTATGCAGTCGTCGTAATTTATATCTTTTATGTGAAGGTCCAACTCAGATTTCATGCGCTGGATAGCCACGCGTGCTGAATCTTCCTTCGCCAACAGGAAATCAGAGGACGCAGCACCCCAGCAACGGGCAATTTCGACAATTGCCCCGTTGCGAGCGATAGGCAGGTCTATATATGCTACGAACCAGCCTTCAGCACCAACCGTAGCAACACAATCAGGGACCCGGAAACCCAATCTCTGGCAGATTTCCTCAAGCAATCTGCTAAAAGAGAGCTGGACAATCGACATTCTGGAAACTGCAGTTGAAAGGGGAAATTGAATAATGCAGAAAAAGGATTTAGAAGTGCGGAGCGACAACGTTGGCAAAATCAGTAGGCGCACGGCCCTTACGAAATACCAGAACATCCTTAccgcaaaaaaataaattgttaacAAATTAGCGGCCCACGTATATcataatttatagaaaatagGACTGtcctttttttgtgtttttgggaAACCTTTCTAAACCATTAACAGAAGCACAGAAGCCTAGTAAACATCGTAGCAGTGTTTTGTTAATTAAAGCATGCTTTTTCCGGGTTTTTTTCAGAGCGGGCTGGGCCACCACTCACCAAAACAGGGTCGGGAGGACAAAAGTTCAGCGGTAGGTAAGGGGACCTGGCCACCAAGAAGGTCACAGAAGCACACAACCTAGGAGGCAAAAGGCAAAGCGGCGAAATCAGGCACCCCAATTATTGTATAAAcaatttgttaaatttgattCCACAAACCTCGAACCAGAGCAGGACCAACAGGTCAAGCCTCGGGCCCAACAGAGAACCAGAAGAAGAGGGGGTCGGTAGAATCAAAAGGCTAAAGATCATAAACAGAGGCAACCAACTCGCGGCACAGCTGCATATAGGCACCTGGATATTTATAGGCCGCTGCTGTAAATGGGAAGGAAGAAGGAGACGGGGCTGGGGGGAAGCGGGGCAGGCTGCCCTGGGGGCCAAGCCGTACCACCATGAActgaaagagagaggaagagggaggacCCCGGGGACAGGTGGAGGAGCACGGTACGCATGAGGGAACCGACGGGCAGGGGCAGCAAAGAGGAAGGGGGCGAAGGGCAGACAGGGCAAGCGTTGTAGAGTAGAGCGTGATGATTACGTACCATATAAAGCTTATAGGGACCAAGCAGGCCACATGCGGCGCCGGCGAGGAGAAGGACGACGATGGGCATGGCTAGGCAAGGGTAGGCGAGTACAGAGGACGTCCGGAAGCGTACCGCGACGGCCGCCGCAGAGAGAGGAGCTGGAGCACGGTGCACACCGGGGAAGCTAGGGCTCCTGGCACACGGTGCGCCCGCTCGTACGGCTAGGAGACAACGCCCCGCATACCGCGGCATCTCCGGGGGCCCGCGTCCGCGAGAGAGGAATCGCGAGATAAGCGATGGGGAGAGAGCGATTCAGGAGACAGGGTCCGAGAGACACGGGTAGGGCGACACGCAACCCTCCCGAGCACCCACGCAACGCGGGGCGGGCGCGAGAGCGCGCGGTAGAGAGGGGGGCGCGGAGAAAGCGCCACGTAGGCCACAGTTATACTGGGCTTTTAATATATGGATAGATGTATGTATaatgtgtaatatatatatatatatatatatataNAAGTCGAAAAAAATCAGCTTCTAGAAAACTTACTGATGAGCCTCGaaaaggaaatgagagaaagaaaagataaatctTGTGTGGTTATAAGGTCCAGTTAGTGAGAAGCTCCGACAACATTGCTCCAAGAAGACTGAATAAAGCACCAGAGGTACCTACAGAGATGCTGTTTCGAATGAAGAGAGTTCTCAGCGAACAACGGAGAAAGATGAGAAACAACATAACGAATCAGCCTATGGAAATGGGAATAaaacattcatatatatatagaagcaaGGTATGGAAAACCGAATagcgaaaataaatatattttgctcaGACTCCCCCGACCATTGAACATTATTAGATTGGTGCCGAAACCTGCCCACTCAATACTGGAGACTGAGCTAGAACCGACATGTATACTGAAAGCATTCTTAGCACAAATAAAAGCAACTGGTTACCTACAAAAAAGGCCGTCCAAAGTGCCCCTACCACCAGTGAAgaagtaggccatccaaagtgccCCTATCACCAGTGAAgaagtaggccatccaaagtgccCCTATCACCAACCAAGAAGGCTCGGCCCATTCTCAATTATCGCAAATATCTCACATTCAAGGGGAAGGTCATCATAGCATGGGACAAAAGAAGTGAAGAGAAACTCAGGGAAAATAGGAGGACTGGACTAAAAGCAAGGAAAGCAAAGTACCCCAAAAGCAACAAAACATTATCACAAACCACGCAGATTTGAATTCAACATATGCTGGAGCAAATCAAAACATGTCGCATTCAGAATTCAACATATTGAATTCTGAATCACCTAGTCGAAATCTGAATTCAATATGCTGAATTTAACATATTGCCTAGCTGAATTGAGCTGAATTCAGAATTCTCGATTGAATTTCGAATTGTGTTGAAGAATTCTGTATCCCACCCAATTGCCAAGCTTATATCGGAGACCATCAACTGAACAATCTCAACAGTC includes these proteins:
- the LOC109703806 gene encoding uncharacterized protein LOC109703806; its protein translation is MPRYAGRCLLAVRAGAPCARSPSFPGVHRAPAPLSAAAVAVRFRTSSVLAYPCLAMPIVVLLLAGAACGLLGPYKLYMVVCFCDLLGGQVPLPTAELLSSRPCFVLEQVT